In the Lates calcarifer isolate ASB-BC8 linkage group LG24, TLL_Latcal_v3, whole genome shotgun sequence genome, one interval contains:
- the usp12a gene encoding ubiquitin carboxyl-terminal hydrolase 12A, giving the protein MEILMTVSKFASFCTMGANASALEKEIGSEQFPVNEHYFGLVNFGNTCYCNSVLQALYFCRPFREKILAYRSQPRRKENLLTCLADLFHSIANQKRKVGVIPPKKFITRLRKENELFDNYMQQDAHEFLNYLLNTIADLLQEERKQEKTNGRLANGTLDSQNNNSNATPAPTWVHEIFQGTLTNETRCLTCETISSKDEDFLDLSVDVEQNTSITHCLRGFSNTETLCSEYKYYCEECRSKQEAHKRMRVKKLPMILALHLKRFKYMEQLQRYTKLSYRVVFPLELRLFNTSGDATNPERLYDLVAVVVHCGSGPNRGHYIAIVKSHDFWLLFDDDIVEKIDAQAIEEFYGLTSEISKNSESGYILFYQSRD; this is encoded by the exons ATGGAAATCCTAATGACAGTCTCCAAATTTGCCTCTTTTTGTACCATG GGCGCCAATGCCTCTGCTCTGGAGAAAGAGATTGGATCTGAGCAGTTTCCGGTAAATGAGCACTACTTCGGCCTGGTCAAT TTTGGAAACACCTGCTACTGCAACTCGGTGCTGCAGGCTCTGTACTTCTGCCGGCCATTCCGGGAAAAGATTTTAGCGTACCGCAGTCAGCCTCGGCGGAAGGAGAACCTGCTCACCTGCCTGGCTGACCTTTTCCATAGTATCGCCAACCAGAAGAGGAAGGTGGGGGTCATACCACCCAAGAAGTTCATCACACGACTACGCAAGGAGAATG AGCTGTTTGACAACTACATGCAGCAGGATGCCCACGAGTTCTTAAACTACCTGCTCAACACCATTGCTGATCTCCtacaagaggagaggaagcaggagaagacCAATGGGCGCCTTGCCAACGGCACGTTGGACTCccagaacaacaacagcaatgcCACACCTGCTCCCACCTGGGTCCACGAGATCTTCCAAGGCACTCTGACCAATGAGACACGCTGCCTCACCTGTGAAACG ataAGCAGCAAAGATGAGGACTTTCTTGACCTTTCTGTGGATGTAGAACAGAATACCTCCATCACACACTGCCTCAG AGGTTTCAgtaacacagagacactgtgcaGTGAGTACAAATACTACTGTGAAGAATGTAGGAGCAAGCAGGAGGCACACAAGAG GATGCGTGTAAAGAAGCTGCCAATGATCCTGGCTCTGCACCTGAAGCGCTTTAAGTACATGGAGCAGCTGCAGCGCTACACCAAGCTGTCCTATCGCGTCGTCTTCCCCCTGGAGCTCCGCCTCTTCAACACCTCTGGGGACGCCACCAATCCTGAGAGGCTCTACGACCTGGTCGCTGTGGTGGTGCATTGTGGGAG tgGTCCAAACAGGGGCCACTACATCGCCATTGTGAAAAGTCATGACTTCTGGTTGCTGTTTGATGATGATATTGTAGAG AAAATAGATGCTCAGGCCATAGAAGAATTCTACGGTCTCACTTCTGAAATCTCCAAGAACTCTGAGTCGGGCTACATCCTCTTTTACCAGTCTAGAGACTAA